A section of the Castanea sativa cultivar Marrone di Chiusa Pesio chromosome 12, ASM4071231v1 genome encodes:
- the LOC142620007 gene encoding uncharacterized protein LOC142620007 produces the protein MQTNIFTLILFLLFLITGTSIAAFNTVGSGGGGGKKVEAAEMSSGPNGGTPTGASGSGHGPNWDYSWGWGSSPGSGYGYGSGSGRSPNGFGRGVGFGFGSGSGSGSGSGYGYGSGGAQGGGYGSGSGGSGGNGNRSPSVSRNKKNHG, from the coding sequence atgcaaactaACATTTTCACTctcattctctttcttctcttcttgaTCACTGGCACTTCCATTGCGGCCTTCAACACAgttggcagtggtggtggtggtggaaaaAAGGTTGAAGCTGCGGAAATGTCTTCTGGGCCTAATGGTGGGACCCCAACGGGTGCTAGTGGCTCGGGCCATGGTCCCAACTGGGACTACAGCTGGGGCTGGGGGTCGAGCCCTGGAAGTGGATATGGCTATGGTTCAGGGTCTGGTCGGTCTCCCAATGGGTTTGGCAGGGGCGTTGGCTTTGGTTTTGGTTCTGGTTCTGGCTCTGGCTCAGGCTCTGGCTACGGGTATGGTAGTGGGGGTGCTCAAGGTGGTGGGTATGGGTCTGGCAGTGGTGGCTCGGGTGGCAATGGAAATCGCTCACCATCGGTGTCTAGGAACAAAAAGAACCATGGCTGA